A region of Halosolutus amylolyticus DNA encodes the following proteins:
- a CDS encoding anaerobic glycerol-3-phosphate dehydrogenase subunit C, protein MSDAERPTDDHVPGDDEFEPIQVFPEAEEMDLRPGADNCYKCSTCDTNCPVAEVDDEFPGPKFQGPEQWRLKRQDDHDIDDSVMKCSNCMRCDSACPSEVPLSQMHNTARGEYVDEHMSKFSREYLRNRMLANYRRLAPLAATFPRTANFVMGLSVTKWMGEKLLGVTGEREFPDFATETFREWWAKRGGNATSKKRAQEARAKRGGAQVENPDKRIAYFHGCYSNYNTPEVAKALVRVYEHFGYEIMVPEQSCSGTPMFANGMLDDARRAAETNVRELGAAIEDGADVVASCSSCSMSLRQEYPELFDFEGTETLAENTWDAVEYLRVHEDLERALEGTSVEDENFAYHAPCHSRNQGLDGQTIEIMDRIDGVDAEDVGDSCSGISGTYGWKAENYETSMKIGAEMFEHMEDADAETGLTECPTCSMQMEHGTGYEITHTLEVLEDALVGAGTQE, encoded by the coding sequence ATGAGCGACGCAGAACGGCCGACGGACGACCACGTACCGGGCGACGACGAGTTCGAACCGATCCAGGTGTTCCCCGAGGCCGAGGAGATGGACCTGCGGCCGGGGGCGGACAACTGCTACAAGTGCTCGACCTGCGACACGAACTGCCCCGTCGCCGAAGTCGACGACGAGTTCCCGGGGCCGAAGTTCCAGGGGCCAGAGCAGTGGCGACTCAAGCGCCAGGACGACCACGACATCGACGATTCGGTGATGAAGTGTTCGAACTGCATGCGCTGTGACAGCGCCTGCCCCTCGGAGGTCCCCCTGTCGCAGATGCACAACACGGCCCGGGGCGAGTACGTCGACGAACACATGAGCAAATTCTCCCGGGAGTACCTCCGGAACCGGATGCTCGCGAACTACCGTCGACTCGCGCCGCTGGCGGCGACGTTCCCGCGCACGGCCAACTTCGTGATGGGCCTCTCCGTCACCAAGTGGATGGGCGAGAAACTGCTCGGCGTCACGGGCGAGCGGGAGTTCCCCGACTTCGCCACCGAGACCTTCCGCGAGTGGTGGGCGAAGCGAGGTGGCAACGCCACCTCGAAAAAGCGAGCGCAGGAAGCGCGAGCAAAGCGCGGCGGAGCGCAGGTCGAAAACCCCGACAAGCGCATCGCCTACTTCCACGGCTGTTACTCGAACTACAACACCCCCGAGGTCGCGAAGGCGCTCGTGCGCGTCTACGAGCACTTCGGCTACGAGATCATGGTCCCCGAACAGTCCTGTTCCGGGACGCCGATGTTCGCGAACGGGATGTTAGACGACGCCCGCCGCGCGGCCGAGACGAACGTCCGCGAACTCGGGGCCGCGATCGAAGACGGCGCGGACGTCGTCGCCTCCTGTAGCTCCTGCTCGATGTCGCTCCGCCAGGAGTATCCCGAACTGTTCGACTTCGAGGGGACCGAGACGCTCGCGGAAAACACGTGGGACGCCGTCGAGTACCTCCGCGTCCACGAGGACCTAGAGCGTGCGCTCGAGGGGACGTCCGTCGAGGACGAGAACTTCGCATACCACGCCCCGTGTCACTCGCGCAACCAGGGCCTGGACGGCCAGACGATCGAGATCATGGACCGCATCGACGGCGTCGACGCCGAAGACGTCGGCGACTCCTGTTCGGGAATCTCCGGCACGTACGGCTGGAAGGCGGAGAATTACGAAACATCCATGAAAATCGGGGCGGAAATGTTCGAGCACATGGAAGACGCCGACGCAGAGACCGGCCTCACGGAGTGTCCGACCTGCTCGATGCAGATGGAACACGGTACGGGCTACGAGATCACGCACACGCTCGAAGTGCTCGAGGACGCCCTCGTCGGAGCTGGGACGCAGGAATGA
- a CDS encoding FkbM family methyltransferase, with amino-acid sequence MADIIAKVNRAVSDPSDVKPWVDTNRRKVERWLRRGEVGPLLGGLTGGLLDWNAYTEYLSWRGDTELVVREINGSDMVLDPSMAGISQELLMYGGREELSASIFESELERLKERVDSTVTVLEIGANIGYYALLEAHVLGDRGRILAFEPDPRNVDLLSKSIEYNGYGDRIDVERVAVGDSDGTVTFNILPLSNKSHVDEDAFVRTHPIERQIDVPQKTVSTLLDEHDVQPESINVVRMDVEGYEAQVFRGMPAVLESDQPLVIFFELHRSRLDDETFEGLLDTLAESDLEIVAVTDLEGPMWYEIQLPWDSFDDLRAMDESHSLHVVLRRT; translated from the coding sequence ATGGCGGATATCATCGCGAAGGTGAACCGGGCCGTCAGTGATCCATCGGACGTCAAGCCCTGGGTCGACACCAATCGGCGAAAGGTCGAGCGCTGGCTCCGTCGCGGGGAAGTGGGGCCACTGCTCGGCGGCCTCACGGGCGGACTCCTCGACTGGAACGCGTACACGGAGTATCTCTCCTGGAGGGGCGACACCGAACTCGTGGTGCGCGAAATCAACGGCAGCGACATGGTTCTCGATCCGTCGATGGCCGGTATCTCACAGGAGTTGCTCATGTACGGTGGCCGTGAAGAACTGTCGGCCAGTATCTTCGAGTCGGAACTCGAACGGCTCAAAGAGCGAGTCGACTCGACCGTGACCGTGCTGGAAATCGGGGCAAACATCGGGTACTACGCGCTGCTGGAGGCGCACGTGCTCGGTGACCGCGGTCGGATACTCGCGTTCGAACCCGATCCGAGAAACGTCGACCTCCTGTCGAAATCGATCGAGTACAACGGCTACGGCGACCGGATCGACGTCGAACGCGTGGCTGTGGGGGACAGCGACGGTACGGTCACGTTCAATATATTACCGTTGAGTAACAAATCACACGTCGACGAGGACGCCTTTGTCCGGACTCACCCGATCGAACGCCAGATAGACGTCCCGCAGAAGACGGTCTCGACACTCCTCGACGAGCACGACGTCCAACCGGAGTCGATCAACGTGGTCCGGATGGACGTCGAGGGGTACGAAGCACAGGTCTTCCGGGGAATGCCTGCCGTCCTCGAGTCGGACCAGCCGCTGGTGATTTTCTTCGAACTCCATCGGTCACGATTGGACGACGAGACGTTCGAAGGGCTACTCGACACGCTGGCCGAATCCGACCTCGAAATCGTCGCCGTGACGGACCTCGAGGGCCCGATGTGGTACGAGATCCAGCTCCCGTGGGACTCGTTCGACGACCTGCGTGCGATGGACGAATCCCACTCGCTTCACGTCGTTCTCAGACGGACGTAG
- the glpB gene encoding glycerol-3-phosphate dehydrogenase subunit GlpB encodes MAIEDDVLVIGGGVAGATAALAAADRDARVRLVTYKQSTLRHASGLVDILGYTPDGDGPLVDPFDALADLPEGHPYERVGAETVRDALSFFDDVAGEAYAGGHTDANALVPTHGGTVKPTARYPVSTAAGLASDPRDALLVGFETLPDFEAPLAAAHLEAAGAPFETRGVTLSFPGIRRDDAKVTRYAHLLDQDETVETAAGTTTAREALADAVRAHLDGEPRVGFPAVLGDEHADAVRADLADAIGADVFEVPMGPPSLPGMRLEDLLYDALENAGVAVTSGVPVIDYETDGNGRIDHVVVDRHGAEIPHRADQYVLATGGLVGKGVRSERERVFEPIFDCHVEHADDRYDWFVDDVFGDQPYAQFGLAADRDLRPLDADDEPEFANLRAAGAVLGGYDYAAEKSGAGVSLATGYAAGRRAGAEDGD; translated from the coding sequence ATGGCGATCGAAGACGACGTCCTCGTGATCGGCGGCGGCGTTGCGGGCGCGACGGCGGCGCTGGCCGCGGCCGACCGCGACGCACGGGTGCGGCTGGTCACCTACAAGCAGAGCACCCTCCGCCACGCCAGCGGCCTGGTCGATATCCTCGGCTACACGCCGGACGGCGACGGGCCGCTGGTCGATCCGTTCGACGCGCTTGCCGACCTCCCCGAGGGCCATCCCTACGAACGCGTCGGCGCGGAGACGGTTCGCGACGCGCTGTCGTTCTTCGACGACGTCGCGGGTGAGGCGTACGCCGGCGGGCACACGGACGCGAACGCGCTCGTCCCGACCCACGGCGGCACCGTCAAGCCGACCGCTCGCTACCCGGTCTCGACCGCCGCCGGGCTGGCGAGCGATCCGCGAGACGCGCTGCTGGTCGGGTTCGAGACGCTGCCCGACTTCGAGGCGCCGCTGGCTGCGGCCCACCTCGAGGCCGCGGGCGCGCCGTTCGAGACCCGCGGCGTGACGCTCTCGTTCCCCGGCATTCGACGGGACGACGCGAAGGTGACGCGGTACGCCCACCTGCTCGACCAGGACGAGACGGTCGAGACGGCTGCCGGGACGACGACCGCCCGCGAGGCGCTCGCGGACGCGGTTCGTGCACACCTCGACGGTGAGCCGCGGGTCGGTTTCCCCGCCGTCCTCGGCGACGAACACGCGGACGCGGTCCGGGCCGACCTCGCGGACGCGATCGGTGCCGACGTGTTCGAGGTGCCGATGGGGCCGCCGAGCCTCCCGGGGATGCGCCTCGAGGACCTGCTGTACGACGCGCTCGAGAACGCGGGCGTGGCGGTCACGTCGGGCGTGCCCGTGATCGACTACGAGACGGACGGGAACGGTCGGATCGACCACGTCGTCGTCGACCGCCACGGGGCGGAGATTCCCCACCGCGCCGACCAGTACGTGCTCGCGACGGGCGGACTCGTCGGCAAGGGCGTCCGCTCGGAGCGCGAACGGGTGTTCGAACCGATCTTCGACTGCCACGTCGAACACGCCGACGATCGCTACGACTGGTTCGTCGACGACGTCTTCGGCGACCAGCCCTACGCGCAGTTCGGACTCGCCGCCGATCGTGACCTCCGACCGCTCGACGCGGACGACGAACCCGAGTTCGCGAACCTGCGCGCGGCGGGCGCGGTGCTCGGCGGTTACGACTACGCTGCTGAGAAGTCCGGCGCCGGCGTCTCGCTCGCGACGGGCTACGCGGCCGGCCGGCGTGCCGGTGCGGAGGACGGTGACTGA
- a CDS encoding HAD-IIB family hydrolase — MTADPPLVLDIDGTLTRPDRWGLDPRVFDPIREWDAPVVIATGKAFPYPVALCHFVGVPELVVAENGGVVYTGDDVFFTADREAAQAVVEEYRAQGYSPGWGEEDTVNRWRETEVAVNLEQPIGPLREIAAAHGLEVVDTGYAYHVKDASPNKGDGVETIADRVGIDLEECVAIGDSVNDVSTFERVGRSFAVANADEAAKAAAGEILDRPHADGTLAVLDRVRGSE, encoded by the coding sequence ATGACCGCTGATCCGCCGCTCGTGCTCGACATCGACGGGACGCTCACCCGCCCCGATCGGTGGGGACTCGACCCGCGCGTCTTCGACCCGATCCGCGAGTGGGACGCCCCCGTCGTCATCGCCACCGGGAAGGCGTTCCCCTATCCCGTCGCGCTCTGTCACTTCGTCGGCGTGCCGGAACTCGTCGTCGCCGAGAACGGCGGCGTCGTCTACACCGGCGACGACGTCTTCTTCACCGCCGATCGCGAGGCAGCCCAGGCCGTCGTCGAAGAGTACCGCGCGCAGGGCTACTCGCCGGGCTGGGGCGAAGAGGATACCGTCAACCGGTGGCGCGAGACCGAGGTCGCCGTCAATCTGGAGCAGCCGATCGGCCCCCTCCGCGAGATCGCCGCCGCCCACGGTCTCGAGGTGGTCGACACCGGCTACGCCTACCACGTGAAAGACGCCAGCCCGAACAAGGGCGACGGCGTCGAGACGATCGCCGATCGCGTCGGAATCGACCTCGAAGAGTGCGTGGCGATCGGTGACTCCGTCAACGACGTCTCGACGTTCGAGCGCGTCGGGCGGAGTTTCGCGGTCGCGAACGCCGACGAGGCCGCGAAAGCGGCGGCCGGCGAGATACTCGATCGGCCCCACGCCGACGGGACGCTGGCGGTTCTCGATCGGGTCCGCGGGTCGGAATAG
- the glpK gene encoding glycerol kinase GlpK, whose protein sequence is MTDNTYVGAVDQGTTGTRFIVFDHAGQVVANAYEKHEQIYPEPGWVEHDPMEIWENTKRVITTALGQAGISPDQLEALGVTNQRETTLLWDADSGKPVHNAIVWQDRRTTDRVEQLEEDGMVGTIREKTGLEADAYFSATKAEWLLDNADPIKLERSRPEDIRDRAEKGEVLFGTIDTWLIYNLTGNHITEVTNASRTMLYNIHDLEWDDDLLEEFSVPGEMLPEVRPSSDDETYGTTDPEGFLEAEVPVAGALGDQQAALFGQTCFDAGDAKNTYGTGSFFLMNTGNEAVESDHGLLTTIGFQKSGEDVQYALEGSIFITGAAIEWLEDMTLIDDPAETAELARSVDSTDGVYVVPAFTGLGAPHWDQRARGTIVGMTRGTRKEHVVRATLESIAYQTRDVAEAMEADSGIEMTSLKVDGGAVKNNYLCQLQSDIIGSDIVRPVVDETTALGSAYAAGLAVGYWSDVDSLRDNWQVDAEFEPEMDRSEADEKYSRWSDAIDRSRDWATDGGGE, encoded by the coding sequence GTGACTGACAATACATACGTCGGCGCAGTAGACCAGGGGACGACCGGGACGCGATTCATCGTTTTCGACCACGCGGGCCAGGTCGTCGCCAACGCGTACGAGAAACACGAACAGATCTACCCGGAACCCGGCTGGGTCGAACACGACCCGATGGAGATCTGGGAGAACACGAAACGCGTCATCACGACCGCGCTCGGGCAGGCGGGCATCAGTCCCGACCAGCTCGAGGCACTGGGTGTGACGAACCAGCGCGAAACCACGCTCCTGTGGGACGCAGACTCGGGCAAACCGGTCCACAACGCCATCGTCTGGCAGGACCGCCGAACCACGGACCGGGTCGAGCAACTCGAGGAGGACGGCATGGTCGGGACCATCCGCGAGAAGACCGGGCTGGAGGCCGACGCGTACTTCTCGGCGACCAAGGCCGAGTGGCTGCTCGACAACGCCGACCCGATCAAACTCGAGCGATCGCGGCCGGAAGACATCCGCGACCGCGCAGAGAAGGGCGAGGTCCTGTTCGGCACGATCGACACGTGGCTCATCTACAACCTCACGGGCAACCACATCACCGAGGTCACGAACGCGTCGCGCACGATGCTGTACAACATCCACGACCTCGAGTGGGACGACGACCTCCTGGAGGAGTTCTCGGTTCCCGGGGAGATGCTGCCCGAGGTCCGGCCGTCCAGCGACGACGAGACCTACGGGACGACCGATCCCGAGGGCTTCCTCGAGGCCGAGGTGCCCGTCGCGGGCGCGCTCGGAGACCAGCAGGCGGCCCTGTTCGGCCAGACCTGTTTCGACGCCGGCGACGCGAAGAACACCTACGGGACGGGGTCGTTCTTCCTGATGAACACCGGCAACGAGGCCGTCGAGAGCGACCACGGCCTCCTGACGACGATCGGCTTCCAGAAGTCCGGCGAGGACGTCCAGTACGCCCTCGAAGGCTCGATCTTCATCACCGGCGCGGCGATCGAGTGGCTCGAGGACATGACGCTGATCGACGATCCCGCGGAGACGGCCGAACTCGCCCGCAGCGTCGACTCGACCGACGGCGTCTACGTCGTTCCCGCCTTCACCGGCCTCGGAGCCCCTCACTGGGACCAGCGCGCACGCGGCACCATCGTCGGGATGACTCGCGGCACCCGCAAGGAGCACGTCGTCCGCGCGACCCTGGAGTCGATCGCCTACCAGACGCGCGACGTCGCCGAGGCCATGGAAGCGGACTCGGGCATCGAGATGACGAGCTTGAAGGTCGACGGCGGTGCCGTCAAGAACAATTACCTCTGCCAGCTCCAGTCCGACATCATCGGCTCGGACATCGTCCGCCCCGTCGTCGACGAGACGACGGCGCTCGGCTCCGCCTACGCGGCCGGGCTGGCCGTCGGCTACTGGAGCGACGTGGACAGCCTGCGCGACAACTGGCAGGTCGACGCCGAGTTCGAACCCGAGATGGACCGGAGCGAGGCCGACGAGAAGTACAGCCGCTGGAGCGACGCGATCGACCGATCGCGTGACTGGGCAACGGACGGTGGAGGGGAATGA
- the twy1 gene encoding 4-demethylwyosine synthase TYW1 encodes MSDSANPGGDGASADAGTGGDTGGPAQVSSPDYHSENHTAAQTCGWTANAMRGEGKCYKNIWYGIESHRCIQMTPVVKCNERCVFCWRDHQGHAYEMDDVEWDDPEAVVDASIDLQKKLLSGFGGNDEVPREVFEQAMEPRHVAISLDGEPSLYPYLPELIEAFHDRDITTFLVSNGTRPEVLRECDPTQLYVSVDAPERHTFDEVVGAMEDDAWENLLETMAVLREKDETRTVLRTTLVEGENMHHPDWYAGFYQQADPDFIELKAYMHVGHSRGRLDRSSMPDHETVVEFAEGVREYMPEFTELKEVPASRVALLSKTDDTWVPKLKKDSEFWARDPVTGD; translated from the coding sequence ATGAGCGACTCCGCGAATCCCGGGGGCGACGGAGCGAGCGCCGACGCCGGAACCGGCGGCGATACCGGCGGACCGGCGCAGGTCTCGAGCCCGGACTACCACAGCGAGAACCACACGGCCGCCCAGACCTGCGGCTGGACGGCGAACGCCATGCGCGGCGAGGGCAAGTGCTACAAGAACATCTGGTACGGAATCGAGTCCCACCGCTGTATCCAGATGACGCCCGTGGTCAAGTGCAACGAGCGCTGCGTCTTCTGCTGGCGCGACCACCAGGGCCACGCCTACGAGATGGACGACGTCGAGTGGGACGACCCCGAGGCCGTCGTCGACGCCTCGATCGACCTCCAGAAGAAGCTCCTGTCGGGCTTCGGTGGGAACGACGAGGTCCCCCGCGAGGTCTTCGAGCAGGCGATGGAACCCCGCCACGTCGCCATCTCCCTCGACGGCGAACCGTCGCTGTACCCCTACCTGCCCGAACTCATCGAGGCGTTCCACGATCGGGACATCACCACGTTCCTCGTTTCGAACGGCACCCGGCCCGAAGTGCTCCGGGAGTGCGATCCCACCCAGCTGTACGTCAGCGTCGACGCGCCCGAGCGCCACACGTTCGACGAGGTCGTCGGCGCGATGGAGGACGACGCCTGGGAGAACCTCCTCGAGACGATGGCTGTCCTCCGGGAGAAAGACGAGACCCGGACCGTCCTCCGGACCACGCTCGTCGAGGGCGAGAACATGCACCACCCCGACTGGTACGCCGGTTTCTACCAGCAGGCCGACCCCGACTTCATCGAACTCAAGGCCTACATGCACGTCGGCCACTCCCGGGGCCGACTCGATCGATCGTCGATGCCCGACCACGAGACGGTCGTCGAGTTCGCCGAGGGCGTCCGAGAGTACATGCCGGAGTTCACCGAACTCAAGGAGGTCCCCGCCTCCCGCGTCGCACTTCTCTCGAAGACGGACGATACCTGGGTCCCCAAACTGAAGAAAGACAGCGAGTTCTGGGCGCGCGATCCGGTGACGGGCGACTGA
- the glpA gene encoding anaerobic glycerol-3-phosphate dehydrogenase subunit GlpA: protein MAHDTEVLVLGGGSTGCGIARDLAMRGLEVTLVERGNLTGGTTGRMHGLLHSGGRYAVSDQASAKECIEENEVLREIAGHCVEMTGGLFVQRPEDPDDYFREKLEGCRECNIPARVLSGREAREVEPYLAKDVERAIEVPDGAVDPFRLCVANAIDAEVHGARIETHAEVVDLLRDGDDIYGVKVRHTSGPGKRNHAAPGTTEEITADYVVNATGAWAGQIGAMADLDVEVRPSKGVMTIMNVRQVDTVINRCRPKGDADIVVPHETTAILGTTDEEVEDPDDYPEERWEVDQMIDTLSELVPILQEARTIRSFWGVRPLYEPPGTGTEDPTDITRDFFLLDHDERDGVAGMTSIVGGKFTTYRMMAEGISDHVCEKLGVTATCATAEEPLPGSEDLSILEEGMDDFGLRSPIARRSKQRLGSRAADVLDTDAANPVICQCEGVTRAEIQDAIDQSGSDLNAVRIRTRASMGNCQGGFCCQNMANELHPEYDEPTVRDALDELFEERWKGERHALWGEQLSQAMLNYALHATTMNRDKDPASADGSIEYDAFDGGRQRAEPRTDGGQ, encoded by the coding sequence ATGGCACATGACACCGAGGTCCTCGTTCTCGGCGGCGGTTCCACGGGCTGTGGCATCGCCAGGGATCTGGCGATGCGCGGGCTCGAGGTCACGCTCGTCGAACGGGGCAATCTGACAGGCGGCACGACTGGCCGGATGCACGGCCTCCTCCACAGCGGGGGACGGTACGCCGTCTCGGATCAGGCAAGCGCGAAAGAGTGTATCGAGGAAAACGAGGTCCTTCGGGAGATCGCCGGCCACTGCGTCGAGATGACCGGCGGCCTGTTCGTCCAGCGTCCGGAGGACCCCGACGACTACTTCCGGGAGAAACTCGAGGGCTGTCGCGAGTGTAACATTCCCGCGCGGGTCCTCTCGGGACGGGAGGCCCGCGAGGTCGAACCCTACCTCGCGAAGGACGTCGAGCGCGCGATCGAGGTCCCCGACGGCGCGGTCGACCCGTTTCGTCTGTGCGTGGCGAACGCGATCGACGCCGAGGTCCACGGCGCACGCATCGAGACCCACGCCGAGGTGGTCGACCTGCTACGCGACGGCGACGACATCTACGGCGTGAAAGTACGCCACACCTCCGGGCCGGGGAAGCGAAACCACGCGGCACCCGGCACGACCGAGGAGATAACCGCCGATTACGTCGTCAACGCGACGGGTGCGTGGGCGGGCCAGATCGGCGCGATGGCGGATCTCGACGTCGAGGTTCGCCCCTCCAAGGGCGTCATGACGATCATGAACGTCCGGCAGGTCGACACCGTAATCAACCGCTGCCGGCCGAAAGGCGACGCCGACATCGTCGTCCCCCACGAGACGACGGCCATCCTCGGGACGACCGACGAGGAGGTGGAGGATCCCGACGACTACCCCGAGGAACGGTGGGAGGTCGACCAGATGATCGACACCCTCTCGGAACTCGTCCCGATCCTGCAGGAGGCCCGGACGATCCGCTCGTTCTGGGGCGTCCGGCCGCTGTACGAACCGCCGGGGACCGGCACGGAGGACCCGACGGACATCACGCGGGATTTCTTCCTGCTCGATCACGACGAGCGCGACGGCGTCGCGGGGATGACCAGTATCGTCGGCGGGAAGTTCACCACGTATCGAATGATGGCCGAGGGGATCTCCGATCACGTCTGCGAGAAACTCGGCGTTACCGCGACGTGTGCCACCGCCGAGGAACCCCTCCCCGGGAGCGAGGACCTCTCGATCTTGGAGGAGGGGATGGACGACTTCGGCCTCCGATCGCCGATCGCCCGGCGGAGCAAGCAACGGCTGGGAAGCCGCGCGGCGGACGTGCTCGACACCGACGCGGCGAACCCGGTAATCTGCCAGTGCGAGGGTGTCACGCGCGCGGAGATCCAGGACGCGATCGACCAGTCCGGCTCCGACCTGAACGCGGTCCGGATCCGGACGCGCGCCTCGATGGGGAACTGCCAGGGCGGCTTCTGCTGTCAGAACATGGCCAACGAACTCCACCCCGAGTACGACGAGCCGACGGTCCGGGACGCGCTCGACGAACTCTTCGAAGAGCGCTGGAAGGGCGAGCGCCACGCCCTCTGGGGCGAACAGCTCTCCCAGGCGATGCTCAACTACGCCCTGCACGCGACGACGATGAACCGTGACAAGGACCCCGCCAGCGCGGACGGGTCGATCGAGTACGACGCGTTCGACGGCGGCCGTCAGCGGGCGGAACCCCGCACCGACGGAGGGCAGTGA
- a CDS encoding lipopolysaccharide biosynthesis protein yields MTDATSVSLGGETVKATIAKFTMAVIGFVGTVVFARVLGPTGFGGFYLLFSLVKLGDRAVNGWGTAVMKRFSEAGAPERELIGGQFAFTFGWLVLTGAAAVFASGWLVSYTGLPEAPVLFVVLMASVTLYEPIDRVVQARGLIGASMWIDTVRSLLTFPIQLALVLLGLGAAGMAYGLAAATFLSVPMLWYFVRVRPTTPSRETLSSLWSYAKYSIPNSFLGQAYDRFDILLLGFLLAPAAAGRYEVALKLTVPATFVMLAAQSGLMARVSRLHSQGKGVSDDVSNTVAFSSIVAIPMLFGALAMPEVLVVTAFGPEYADAASLLVGLALFQVANTQSGPLTSAIGGIDRPEINTRISAVTLSLNVVLGVALTLAFGAIGVVIATVIAETLRYVLSARVVKRELPDVVLLPRTLGEQVAASVLMFVVVFSLVRTIAIDQWYVLLGVVAVGAAVYSLVLVAISRKLRVTISGIVGSFGVEQ; encoded by the coding sequence ATGACGGACGCGACGTCGGTCAGTCTCGGCGGCGAGACGGTGAAGGCGACGATCGCGAAGTTCACGATGGCCGTGATCGGATTCGTCGGAACCGTCGTCTTCGCGCGAGTACTCGGCCCGACCGGGTTCGGCGGATTCTACCTGCTATTTTCGCTCGTGAAGCTCGGCGATCGGGCGGTCAACGGCTGGGGAACGGCGGTCATGAAGCGGTTTTCGGAGGCGGGGGCCCCGGAGCGGGAGTTGATCGGCGGCCAGTTCGCGTTCACGTTCGGCTGGCTCGTCCTGACGGGAGCGGCCGCCGTCTTCGCTTCGGGCTGGCTCGTCTCCTACACCGGACTCCCCGAGGCGCCGGTCCTGTTCGTCGTGCTGATGGCTTCGGTCACGCTCTACGAGCCGATCGACCGAGTCGTCCAGGCTCGCGGGCTCATCGGCGCCTCGATGTGGATCGACACGGTCCGATCGCTGCTGACGTTCCCGATTCAGTTGGCGCTCGTTCTCCTCGGGCTGGGTGCCGCCGGCATGGCCTACGGGCTCGCCGCGGCGACGTTCCTGTCGGTGCCGATGCTCTGGTACTTCGTTCGCGTACGACCGACGACTCCGAGCCGCGAGACGCTGTCGAGCCTCTGGTCGTACGCGAAGTACAGCATCCCGAACTCGTTTCTGGGTCAGGCCTACGATCGGTTCGACATCCTTCTGCTCGGATTCCTGCTGGCTCCCGCCGCGGCCGGGCGGTACGAGGTCGCCCTGAAGCTCACGGTGCCGGCGACGTTCGTGATGCTGGCCGCCCAGAGCGGGCTGATGGCCCGCGTCAGCCGCCTCCACAGCCAGGGCAAAGGCGTCAGCGACGACGTCTCCAACACGGTCGCGTTCTCGAGCATCGTGGCGATTCCGATGCTGTTCGGCGCCCTCGCGATGCCCGAGGTGCTCGTCGTGACCGCGTTCGGCCCGGAGTACGCCGACGCCGCGTCGCTGCTCGTCGGCCTCGCGCTGTTTCAGGTCGCGAACACCCAGAGCGGGCCGCTCACGAGCGCGATCGGCGGGATCGATCGCCCGGAGATCAACACCCGGATCTCGGCGGTGACGCTCTCTCTCAACGTCGTCCTCGGCGTCGCGCTGACGCTCGCGTTCGGCGCGATCGGGGTCGTCATCGCGACGGTGATCGCGGAGACGCTCCGGTACGTCCTCTCGGCCCGCGTCGTCAAACGAGAGTTGCCGGACGTCGTGTTGCTCCCACGGACGCTCGGAGAGCAGGTCGCGGCGTCGGTGCTGATGTTCGTCGTCGTCTTCTCGCTGGTGCGAACGATCGCGATCGACCAGTGGTACGTGCTACTCGGCGTCGTCGCGGTCGGCGCGGCGGTTTACTCGCTCGTGCTGGTCGCGATCAGCCGAAAGCTCCGGGTGACGATCAGCGGAATCGTCGGTAGTTTCGGCGTCGAACAGTGA